The Anopheles gambiae chromosome 2, idAnoGambNW_F1_1, whole genome shotgun sequence genomic sequence GTACTGTCGAATGGCGCAGTCCCAATACTCATCGGTAAACTCCGGTAGGTGGCGACAGTTCGGCACCTGTTTACTGTGGAAGCGAGCGCCAAACCGTTTCATGGCCTGTGTTTCGCCGAATGCTATCGCAGCCTTTACGCCCTCGCGCAACACGCCCACATCATCCGGATGGGTGAGATAGTTGTGGTAAAGCAAAGGATAACGCAACGGATTGCGAGACTGCAACCGAATGAAGCCCCGGCTTTTGGGACGCAACATCATCGGAAACACGCCAAATACATCCTGATTGTTGATCGAGCTGAACATATCCTCGTAAAATTCATCCTTCAATCCGTGCGCTTTTTTCACCTGATCGCCTCCGTCCGAAGGTGTCGATGCACTCGTCAACATAAACTCTATATCCGGCCAGTCGTCCGTCTGGTTCGCATACTTAGTACTGATAAAACCGACTGCCTCAAGCCCGATACTGCTGGTCAGTGGCCCATCTTCGGTGACAGCGTAGCGAAGTGCCGAATTGAGATTCACCAAACGGTTCATAATTACCGAAATCGGTTGATCGATACGGAATACCAAACCACCAACAGCGATATGATCCTGCAGATTCTGTCCCACACCAGGTAGATCGTGAAAGACAGGGATACCTACGCGCTCTAGGTTCTCCCTCGGCCCAATTCCCGACAACATCATCAGATGGGGTGTACCGATCGCTCCTGCCGAAAGAATCACCTCACGTGTGGCAAACACCTTGTGCGTTTTTCCGTTTCGAATAAATTCTACGCCTAGTGCGCGTCGTGTTTCCGGATCTAGTATAACGCGCGTGACGTGGGCAAACAGGGCGACGTGTAGATTTTTACGGTTGCGTACCGGGCGCAAGAAAGCCTTGGAAGTGCTGCAACGCGTACCACGGCGCATTGTGAACTGGAAAAACGCGAAACCAGTCTGCTGTTCACCATTTACATCCACTATGTCGTAGCCCATCTCCTCGCCAGCTTGCAGGAAGGATACACCGAGTGGAGTCAAATATGGAGCATCTTGTACTTGCAACAGCCCACCTAAAATGCAAGAAGTAAAGAGGTATTACAGACGACCGGAAATGAAAGCAGTGGAAGGCTCCTTCGTACGTACCAGTACCATGCTGTCGTTTGTTGCGTGCCAGGTAGGGATTCCGTTGGTCTTCCGACTTGCGGAAGTACGGCAGGACGTCCTCGTAGCCCCAACCGGGATTTCCTAGCGCCTGCCACAGGTCGAAATCACGCTTGTTACCGCGTATGTACAGCATCGTGTTAAGCACCGAAGAGCCCCCGAGGACCTTGCCTCGTGTCCAGCAGCATCGGTTATCCTTCATCGCTTGACATGCCGTCTTCTGTGGCTGGGTTCTGTGGAAAGCAAAttggaatgaaattaaaatcttCCTTTTATGGGAAATGGAAATCTAGTTCATGGGATATTGTGTGCGAATAAAGATTTAAAGCTTCGAACATCGAGAGTGATTGATTGGACTACCTAACTGGTGATTTAATTTACAGTTGAGACATCAGCACCTCTACGACCTAGTTCGATAGGTTGTGGGAATGGGGATAGGAAATGGTCTGACCTTTCATTTAGCCGtcagcataaaaaaaatcttctacAGTGATGTTATGCTACAGCAGCattataaaatatgttatcagTTTATTTGTTGACTCACTCCTACGTTAATATTTTAGCTATATAGTTGGTGAAGATATTCGATTATAttatggttttaaaaatattttacataaaGGTATCGAATTTCCAAAGGCCAACCGCTACATGATGTATCCTCATGTAGCACTGTCAAACTTGCTTAACTCTTTTCGAAAGAATTCATCATCGAACACCGTCTTCCTTTTATTGAAAACATGTCATAAATTCATAGGTATTAAGGGTGTCTGTTTCTATCGTAGTTTTTAAGTTCAAGGGTATGATTAAAATCAAGCAATGTCTTATCCCCATTATGTTAATTTAATCAATATGAAATAGGAAATTTGATAGAGGGTTCGTAGCAGATCCACCCCTTTTTagtggcaaaacaaaataaaattgattgattgattctaGAATTATAAAAAAGCAATTTGACATTTTACAACGTCTACGTCCACTGGAATCTGAACAGAAGTGCTATATCTTTCTAAAGCTTCTCCACCATCAGACCACGAGCTGATCAGCTCATCACGAAAGCCGGTCTTTTGAGGTAAGTAGATCCATGTGCAACGGTCGTCATATGCAATGACTGGCACAAATGGACAACGTGGTGAAGAAATTCGTCTCTTGGCGGGTCTATTTGTCATATTAACGCTTTCGGGTGGAGGTGGCTTGTGCGAGTAAACAAATCAGCACCGGGGCCAGTCAAGTCCGGTGGTAGCTGCATCATCTTTTCACCTGCGTGCGACTTGTTGTGGAGGAGGGACGTTCGCTCTTCGAAACACACTCAAGGTCGTTCAGGCGCGGCATACGTAATACCCTGCACGAATGCGGGCCGGTCGATAGTTGACCAGCATCTGGTTGGCTTTGTGATGCCGTGTATTGCCAAAAAGTTGCTCAAATCTACGCAAGCAGGGTAGGAGTGCTTCCGATAAGACTAATTTTGTCAATCGTGAGTTGCGCCATGAGCCGACAAGCTGGGGCGGACCCGTATGATCTGAGAAGTATTTGTTTGATCTGCAGTGTTTGCAGTGCAGCCTTCGTTCCGGAGTTTGAAGAGTCCGGATTTGTTATGAAATATAACATGCGTAATCTAGGTCAAGTTAACATATCGATGAATCAAATGCATGGTAGATTGTTTACAGCTATAATATACGTTATTATAATCTGTTTATAATATTGTTATGATACCTGATGTTGAAGGTAACGGCGTATACCCTTCGGGAGTAGAAATACAGAAAATATAAATAGTTCTACGTCTGTTTGAAGGATtcacaacaaaataattaCCCAACGAAACTATAATGTCAAACCTATACTAATGTTCGGTTTGCTTTTTGTATCTGCCTATGGCGGTAATTCAAAGAATTATCCATTAGTAACATATACAAGCGATTAAACGAACTGAAATAGACGAGGTCCTTGCGGTGATCCATCGCTACCGGTAACTACCGGCTTCGTTACGCTGTACAAGTACCGTCAGTAAGTGGACTCGACCCCAGACAGGCTTAGCATCAACCGGCGGTGGATCAACCGTCACGTACGCACACTTTTTCAACCTTGAAGAAGCCCAAGCATTTTTGCTCTTGCGGTCATTCAACAGACGAACATGAGAATAAGATGGAAAGCCCGATGCACCCACCACACGGGGTGTGCTCGTAGCACAGTTGCATAACGTAAAATTGTAGCAATTTGTAGCGGACGATTAGTCGCACAAAAAGTAGCgttcaaacattattttatgcTGGAGAGGATGACGTCGAGGCCAACTCATGAGGTGTCTCATGATCATGCCCTCATTTCACACCAATCGTAACAAAAGCCTTGTCAGCTCGCGGGATAGCGATGCACTTGATTGTTTCTTCAGCATTGGCCACTTCAATTTTAAAAAGCATTCCTTGAAAACTGTGAACATACCACAAGCACTATTTACGCACCAGAGCTACCTCATCCTCTCAAAAGGCGCTCTGCCAATTGAATCATATCGAATAAACCGTATGAGATCGGCTTCGTGCTGACATATCCGCCCTTTGTATTGTGCCGTCCTACGATTTCTATCATCTTGACGTGTCAAACCGAAAATTAAGAATATCGTTTCCAAACTTTCAATCATTGCTCACCCCAACTGTCATATACGATGACTTTTCTTTTCGGTTTGGGTAGCCTTGTTCTCCATTACTTATACCTTTTCTTTCGTCGCTGCCTGTCAAGTTCAAACCCTCGGTTTTTAGTCGTTGGATACCAGCCTAGTCACCGCGTCGGATTGGAGGCTGAGCAGAAATGAAGTAGGAACCAATTCATTACACGCTCGATCAGAGCGTCGATGGGGCAGGTTGCGAAAAAGCTACGTTGATCCCACGACCAACTCTCCTGAGGTCGTCACCACGGATTCGACTTCTTATACTTTCAACGGCTAACgctttgtttacttttacgatttgtttttcaaacGCTTCAGTTTTGTGAGGGGAAGtcgttttgtatgttttttttttaatttgttgcttAATAGAATGCTACAATGTCTTACTTTTGAGACTAATTTAATTGGTGCCAAATGTATAATAATAACGCACTAATTATAGTTTCTTGCTATCGGCTGCTAATTAACGCTTGGAGCTGTGAAATGAACAGACATTTTACATCCCATATTTGACAATCCCAGGCACAGCTTTTCATGCTGCTCCCGATAAGCGGAGGGAGAAACCAATTGTGTTCCGGGACTGGGTCGGTTACAAGTGGGAACACCCGATCCACCAGACTATTATGCGCTGCTAGCGTTGTTTGCGTGTGCTTTCCGGGTGCTGCAGCAGACATAACCAGTGCGCTTCGATTTCACGCTGCCGCATATTCAGTATTCTACAAGCGCATCGCACACAGAGCCCTTATGCAACTGGCAGCAAGCACGTCCTGATCCACCAGTCAAAAGGGAAAGTGATCGGCAGTATCGCCGACGGCAttacagaaacaaaaagaagcacaaGCTGCTTGTGAGGTAAGCGCAAACCACATCGTTAATTGTACAAACCTTGATGCAAATCAGTTCTGGCATTGTTAGCTTCACAGTTGAACCTGCTGTATCTTTTTGAACCGAACTTTAATGGCTTTTGTTGGGTACGATTCCAGATTCTGACGTACCAATTAATGATGGAATAACGAAGCCGAACCAACGGAACCAAAAACTGAATATCGAGCCTTTAAGCATTTGAGTGTTTCATAATTGGGTCTTATTGATGAATAAGAATCGTAAAGTCAGGCACACACTTTGGTGGTTGGTATTAAAACTCAAACAACCATGAAACCGGTTTCGTCGGTTCAGAATTGTGTTGTATTGGGGTAGGTCTCGTGTacgagcaaaagaaaacatttaagggaagcgtttttcttttcttttccttccaccAGTTTCCTCGATATGATCACGAACCTTGGTTTTATGAGCCACCTCCCAATAAAATACCCAACGGTTGTAAACGGATGCGAGTAATTTTATCGTAAAATAATATTGCTTATTGCAATATGCATCGGGTATTGAGACGTTTTTGATGATTGTCATTTTAGCGTTTAAaagtatatttaaaaatattcgacattttttttttgcaattgtttCAAACAAAGCTGTGTTAAAAGAAAAGTATAAAACGCAACATGCAATATACATTGAAAAATGCCTAATGGTACTATTGCCTGACATGCTGAACTAAAGCTAGAAAAGATAATTAATGATATGATCACCTTGAACATCATTAGTCAGTTGTGATCTTTAAGATATAGCGTTGTCAACAAAAACACGAGTGAGTGCAGTTTTATTCTAAcaaaattgttcaaaattcatatttttgtgGCAATCTTCAATGTGTGGCATTGACTTTTCGACCCCGTTGAAATGAATATAAGAAAAAATTTGCACCACAACACCGAAACGAAAAAGATATAGTAATTCTTTTTTATCGTCAATAAGCGAATAGAGAGATGATGCAAGTGCAGTAAATCAGCAATACGCTTCCTACATAGAGATGTGCCGAAATTGAGCTTGGTGCTCTTGGGCATTTTTTAGCCCACCTCAAACATTGGTGAATAGTTCAAGTTCAACATCAAGCACACTGCGTCGTGACCAATTGTGGACTGTAAATGGTACCGCCTGAGGTCATAAACGGTCCCCAGTTGACCTCACTTAGATTGTCCAGGTGTAATGCTTGGTTTTTGGTTGTGAACGAACACTAAACTTTATGTGCCAATTTCGTTCATGAACTTGACATTGATCGTAGCGTGAGCATTTTGGAACCTTTTGCGTAATTAGCCCCTGCAGCGTATGTTGGTACTAAACATTTCCCTGAAGCTGCAACAAGGAAGACATAAAATTCACTTCCACTTCAGTGTTGGTTGTACTGATCTGTTGTCCCGTGACTTACCATCTAACTTTCAACCACGTCCAAAATCATTTTAACGCCTTGCCGGCATTTATACATCACGCGGAAGGCGAGGTCACTTCGTTCACCTCAACCTGCGATCATGAAAGCGTTTTTTTAGAAGGTTGTAAAGCTTTACTGTGGATCCATTAATCGTGGAATCGTTCAGCTTCCTCTCGCTTAGTTCAGTGTTgtttgttagtatggtttgtGGTGTCGATCGAGATAATTATCtcaattttgtaattattttaaagtAAACTTATTAGCTACTGCTTGCCTAAGATTGCCACTCAGATGTAGATAAAGCGCGCCAGCTTTGCTGAGTAATGATTTTCTAGCATGAAATGTTGTAGGCGAACGCGTTGAGTAAGTGTTAAAACTTAATGCTACCAGACAAGCAGACAATCCAATATTGAATATTGCATGTAGTGCATGTTTCGTTTTAAGTTCACCTTCAGATCCAAAGCGGGAAGGTTTACACAGATCATTAAAAATGAGTTAGATATTATTTACGCCTGATCGTACGGTGGGCTCGCTCGCACAACAAAACGGTATGTGGTAACAAGTGGAGACCCAATCAACGCCAGCTGCTATCTACCCATAACCTTTCACATCCACTGGTTTTTGTATGATTTGGATCGCGCAGTAAACATTAACGATCAAGTAATAAATATGTGTGTACACTTATGTAACCGTATTTATCGCATAAGTCGAGGCTCGCTGAAGCCGTCTGTAGCATCTGTCCGTTGAATTCTTCCTCAATGCTTAATGCATCGTGTACGGGTGGCTCAACGGGCGCCGATACTAGTGACTCATCGACCATCAGCGCCAGTCTATCAGTGTTGGTCTCCTCCCAGTGATAGTTATCATAGGCACTCGGTCGTGCACACCGACACATAAATGAATCCCTCTCTACGAACGGAGTGAAATAACGGAATCGAACATTTTCGGGTACCTCACACTGTCCTGCCCCCACGGAAAAGCGACATAAATTGGTTCCGCTAGTGGATTTTCTTTTAACATCACGCGAGATGGTTTCCCCATAAACAAGCTCCAGTAGAGCGCAAGTATGCTGTCAAGACTAGCGGGAAAACACTGCCAACATCAACAGACGCTTACCATTTGGTTTGGTTCCGGGTGTGTTTGGAACTACACTACGTTGCTTCTGGCAGACAGCTGAGTGTAGTTTTTCTACTCCAACATTGGAATTGATTGTAACCTACTTTAGAGTTAGTAGCAAAATCAGTTTCATCACCGAACGCTCATTGAGAGATTTTTCGTGGTGGCACGCGAACCGAAGGTTCTTTGTGGTGGCTTTTGTCGATGCGAGATCCAAACCAGACACGATAAAATGGTCAGCAAATGTGAATGTGAAGGTAACATGCGTTGGTAAACGGAAATAGTAGTGCATGTTTGTATGCACAGTTTGTATCGAAACGAGCACTTTCACTCCTAATCactttttgatgaaacataATATCCGTTACTGGATTACGTTCCGCTAGACTGTCGGCACTGTACCTGAGAATATCAGAAGTTTCAGTGTATGCTTAACATCTTTATATGATTTGATTTACTATACCATGTAACAGATATTTATGTATATCAGAAGAAATTATTACACTTTCTCAATTATTTGCAATGTAATTTCGGTAACTGTATGCCTTGTTTTGTTCTgtaaatttgttatttttatcatgtGTCT encodes the following:
- the LOC3290902 gene encoding glucose dehydrogenase [FAD, quinone], with amino-acid sequence MVVSFGTLIPLLAGAALKATPAAAGLTTAVGAAISAATAVIGVGKLAIVPILIASLAYYNYDLFDPENRPFNVPEVDREYDFIVVGAGSAGAVVASRLSEIGGWKVLLLEAGGHETEISDVPILSLYLHKSKLDWKYRTQPQKTACQAMKDNRCCWTRGKVLGGSSVLNTMLYIRGNKRDFDLWQALGNPGWGYEDVLPYFRKSEDQRNPYLARNKRQHGTGGLLQVQDAPYLTPLGVSFLQAGEEMGYDIVDVNGEQQTGFAFFQFTMRRGTRCSTSKAFLRPVRNRKNLHVALFAHVTRVILDPETRRALGVEFIRNGKTHKVFATREVILSAGAIGTPHLMMLSGIGPRENLERVGIPVFHDLPGVGQNLQDHIAVGGLVFRIDQPISVIMNRLVNLNSALRYAVTEDGPLTSSIGLEAVGFISTKYANQTDDWPDIEFMLTSASTPSDGGDQVKKAHGLKDEFYEDMFSSINNQDVFGVFPMMLRPKSRGFIRLQSRNPLRYPLLYHNYLTHPDDVGVLREGVKAAIAFGETQAMKRFGARFHSKQVPNCRHLPEFTDEYWDCAIRQYTMTIYHMSGTAKMGPPDDPWAVVDPKLRVYGIKGLRVIDASIMPRITSGNINAPVIMIGEKGADMIKELWLKKGHSRRGKRQQFANETLSAANQTEAIEAVGDSSAAPCANETFVS